In Magnolia sinica isolate HGM2019 chromosome 12, MsV1, whole genome shotgun sequence, a single genomic region encodes these proteins:
- the LOC131220588 gene encoding peroxisomal nicotinamide adenine dinucleotide carrier-like, with protein MLNRRIFGCSQVSNPSIQFMLYETMLKQLKERCTLSKKAIKGVTALEVFLLGAVAKLGATIVTYPLLVVKISSYRGFAGI; from the exons ATGCTCAATCGGAGGATTTTTGGTTGTTCGCAGGTAAGCAACCCTTCCATACAATTCATGCTATATGAGACCATGCTGAAGCAGCTGAAGGAAAGATGCACCTTGAGTAAGAAAGCCATAAAAGGAGTGACTGCGTTGGAG GTATTTCTTCTTGGAGCTGTTGCTAAACTTGGGGCGACTATTGTGACTTATCCCCTGCTTGTTGTGAAG ATTTCTTCCTATCGTGGTTTTGCTGGAATATGA